The following proteins come from a genomic window of Nocardiopsis sp. YSL2:
- a CDS encoding glycerol-3-phosphate dehydrogenase/oxidase, whose amino-acid sequence MHPTQSTSLNAARRSADLARLEECPEVDVLVVGGGVTGAGAALDAASRGLSTVLVERYDLAFGTSRWSSKLVHGGLRYLAKGQFGIAYESARERDLLMTVTAPHLVRTLPMVIPVHRDTPAAQALLMWAGTGLGDVLRRAAGTRSAVLPPPRLLTAAQTRRLLPGVAVDGLRGGLLSFDGQLVDDARLVVALARTAAGHGAGVITRCSAQSITADGVLLRDERTGRLVPVRPRAVVNATGVHAGELDPGVRLRPSRGSHLVVDSAALGDPRAALTVPVDGGTARFVFALPQADGRVYVGLTDEPVDGAPPHVPTVPEDDVDFLLAQINRALRTRLVRDDVRGSFAGLRPLLRAEGDSADLSREHAVTVSEHGAVTVVGGKLTTYRAMAEEAVDTAVRERRLNAGPCRTRDLPLVGAADRSELADLAAPRRLVARYGAEAPAVLAGAEEDPALLEPVACGVTGAELRFGVRHEGALDVDDLLERRTRIALVDADREAARTAAETALAQIR is encoded by the coding sequence TGCACCCGACCCAGTCGACCTCGCTCAACGCCGCCCGCCGTTCCGCCGACCTCGCGCGTCTGGAGGAGTGCCCTGAGGTCGACGTGCTGGTCGTCGGCGGCGGGGTCACCGGGGCCGGAGCCGCCCTGGACGCGGCCTCGCGCGGGCTGTCCACCGTGCTCGTGGAGCGCTACGACCTCGCCTTCGGCACCAGCCGGTGGAGCTCCAAACTCGTGCACGGCGGACTGCGCTACCTGGCCAAGGGCCAGTTCGGCATCGCCTACGAGAGCGCCCGCGAACGCGATCTGCTGATGACCGTCACCGCGCCCCACCTGGTGCGGACCCTGCCGATGGTGATCCCCGTCCACCGGGACACCCCCGCGGCCCAGGCGCTGCTGATGTGGGCGGGCACCGGGCTGGGCGACGTCCTGCGCCGGGCCGCGGGCACGCGCTCGGCGGTCCTGCCGCCCCCGCGCCTGCTCACCGCCGCCCAGACCCGACGCCTGCTGCCCGGCGTGGCCGTCGACGGGCTGCGCGGCGGCCTGCTGTCCTTCGACGGCCAGCTGGTCGACGACGCCCGGCTCGTGGTCGCCCTGGCGCGCACGGCCGCGGGGCACGGCGCCGGCGTGATCACCCGCTGCTCGGCCCAGAGCATCACCGCCGACGGCGTGCTCCTGCGCGACGAACGCACCGGGCGACTGGTGCCCGTACGTCCCCGCGCGGTCGTCAACGCCACCGGGGTGCACGCGGGGGAACTCGACCCGGGCGTGCGCCTGCGCCCCAGCCGCGGCAGCCACCTGGTCGTGGACTCCGCCGCCCTCGGCGACCCCCGGGCCGCCCTGACCGTGCCCGTGGACGGCGGCACCGCCCGGTTCGTGTTCGCCCTTCCCCAGGCGGACGGCCGCGTCTACGTCGGACTGACCGACGAACCCGTGGACGGCGCTCCGCCGCACGTGCCCACCGTCCCCGAGGACGACGTCGACTTCCTGCTCGCGCAGATCAACCGCGCGCTGCGCACCCGGCTCGTCCGGGACGACGTGCGCGGCTCCTTCGCCGGGCTCAGACCGCTGCTGCGCGCGGAGGGCGACAGCGCCGACCTGTCGCGCGAGCACGCCGTCACCGTCTCCGAGCACGGCGCGGTCACCGTCGTCGGGGGCAAGCTGACCACCTACCGGGCGATGGCGGAGGAGGCCGTGGACACGGCCGTGCGGGAACGCCGGCTGAACGCGGGCCCCTGCCGTACCCGCGACCTGCCGCTGGTCGGCGCGGCCGACCGATCGGAGCTGGCCGACCTGGCGGCACCCCGGCGGCTGGTCGCCCGGTACGGAGCCGAGGCGCCCGCGGTCCTGGCCGGGGCCGAGGAGGATCCGGCTCTGCTGGAGCCGGTCGCGTGCGGGGTGACCGGCGCCGAACTGCGCTTCGGCGTGCGCCACGAGGG